DNA sequence from the Desulfolucanica intricata genome:
AAGTATATATGTACTTAAATTAACTATAAAACTTCTGAATGAAGTATGTTTGGATATAGCAGTTTAAAGGCAGGTAAAACTAGAGATTTATTTGCCTTTAGATTGTTAGCAAAAAAATTGCTTCTTTAAAAGTTATAAGTCTTTCTTATTTCAACAAATCCTATACTTGTATTAAGATACGAATCATATTACAATTAGTTAGTAATCTATTTATATTGAAAAAATAGGTGGTATTGGATATTAACCGGAGGTGATATTATGGCTCAAGACGCTTCGTTAAAAAGATATACATTAATGGTTGCTGCCATGGCATCGTTTTTAACGCCTTTTATGGGTAGTGCAATAAACTTGGCAATTCCTTCCATCGGAGATGAATTTAACAGTGATGCACTTTTGCTTAGTTGGGTAGCCACTAGTTATATTTTGGCTTCAGCAGCTTTTTTAGTACCTTTTGGAAGGATTGCGGATATCTTTGGAAGAAAGAAAATATTTATTTTAGGTATTTTTGCCTTCGCTTTATCATCAGCCTTATGCGGTTTTGCCCGGTCCGTTGAAGAACTTATTGCTTACAGAGTTTTACAGGGAATCGGGAGTGCTATGATTTTCGGTACTGCCATGGCTATATTAACATCGGTTTTCCCACCACAAGAAAGGGGAAAGGTGCTGGGAATAAATGTGGCCTCAGTGTATATTGGTCTATCCTTAGGTCCCGTCCTGGGTGGAGCGTTAAACCATAACTTTGGCTGGCAGTTTATTTTTTATTTTACCACTTTAATTGCTGTAGTAGCTTTATTATTTACGATTACAAGGCTAAAAGGAGAATGGGCAGGTGCGAGAGGAGAAAAGTTTGATTTTTGGGGTGCTCTTTTTTATGTAGTTGGTTTAGTAGCTTTAATGTATGGAATTTCAACCGTTACAGAGTCGGTGTGGGCAAAATATTTGGCTGCGTTTGGTGTAATAATAATGGTAATCTTTATCATATATGAACTTAAAATAAACCAGCCGGTTTTAAATTTAAAGCTCTTCAGTAAGAATACGGTTTTTACTTTCTCTAATCTGGCGGCTTTAATTAATTACAGTGCTACTTTTGGAGTAACTTTTTTGCTATCACTTTATCTGCAGACAGTGATGGGTTTTGACTCCCAGACTGCAGGCATTATCCTTCTATCCCAACCTATTCTTATGGCTTTACTGTCTCCTTTTGCAGGTAACCTTTCTGACAAAGTTCAGCCCCGGATAGTTGCTTCATGGGGTATGGCAATGACTACTTTAGCGCTGTTGATCTTCTGTTTCTTATCGGTAAATACACCTCTCTGGCTAATAATAACAAACTTAGCTGTATTAGGTTCGGGGTTTGCTCTTTTCTCTTCACCGAACACGAATGCAGTGATGGGATCTGTAGAAAAGAGATCATACGGTGTGGCTTCTTCAATCTTAGGTACTATGAGACTCACGGGACAGACAGTAAGTATGGCTATTGTTACCCTGTTATTAGCAATTTATATTGGTAACATTGAATTAAGTGAAGCTTCTCCTGACTTATTAATGAAAGGGTTCAGGATGTCAATGATTATTTTTACTATTATTTGTTTTGGAGGTATATTTGCTTCTCTGGCCAGGGGAAGTATAGGTGAACGTGATAAAGCTTGAAAAGGGGATAATTTACTTTACCTCAAAACAACTTTCATAATAAAATAAGGCCGGGAAACCGGCCTTATTTTTATTCTAATGTATCCCTTGTTATATAGATGCACTCTTCTTTTTACAGCTGTTCGTCATTTATAAATGACAGACAATTTTGAAATGAGAAATAGTTTGACTTTTAACATTATTATATGCTATTATCTAATTAATCATATAGATGTCTATACAGCTATACATATATGCCCGATTTATTTGTAATTTTCCCAATTGATAATAAGGTAATCTAATGGCTAAAGGAGGGGTGCTGAAAGGGTAAATTAACAGTTGTTTCCTTTGATTTTTAAAGAAGGGGGTTGTAAAAATGGGAGTACCGATGGAGAACCGGGGAACACATAAATACAGGTGGATCATACTTATTCTCATGGTGGCCAGTTTTCTGTTTACTTTTATAACCAGATTTGCCTGGCCTCCCCTTATTCCTGTGGTAGTGCCTATATTAGGTATGAAAATGACTGAGGCCGGTGCCTTTATGAGCGCTTTTTATATTGGATATGTGATTACCCAAATCCCGGCCGGAATTTTGGCAGATCGTTTTGGGGTTCGGGTAATACTGGCAGTGAGCCTTGTTATGGAAGGTATAGCTACTTTCGCTATGGGGTACATGACTACCTTTGATGTCGGCTTCTGGCTTCGGATAGTCACCGGGCTAGGTGCCGGGGCAGTATATGCAGCTGTTTCCCGTGCCATTATGGAGTGGTTTCCTCCTGCAGAGCGCGGTACGGCTTTTGGTATTGTACTGGCTGCGCCGTCCGGCGGTATTGTTTTATCTAACTATATAGTGCCCTACTTAAATCAAACAGTTGGCTGGCAGGGTGCGTTTCAGGTAATTGGTTTAGCTACCGCTGTTGTAGGCATCCTGGTTTTCATTCTTGTCAAGACTTCTAACCAAGTTGGTGGAGGCGGTGGAAACATATTAACCGGCTTTAAGGTGATATTTGGAAACAGAGATTTGATTTTAACAGCTCTGGCCGGTTTCTGCCTGATGTGGGTGGAACTAGGTACTGCTACCTGGGCCAACGCTTATATTAAAAAATTGGGTTTTTCCGTTACTGCTGCAGGTATGGTGATGATTTTTTACGGAATTGGTGGAATCTTAGCTCCGCTATTATCCGGTTACATTTCAGATAGAATAGGACATCGCAAAAATATTCTTATTATTTCTTATGCTTTGTTAATACCTTTGACTATACTTTTCGGTTACCAGACAACAATTGTTATGTTAAGTGTAATGGGTTTTCTTTTTGGGTTTTGCTCTTATCTGGCCAACCCGCACCTTACAGTAATGGTTTCGGAGTTTGCCGGAAAAGAGTGGGCCGCCACAGCTAACGGTACTTCAAATTTTATATTCCAGTTGGCTTCAATGATTGGCCCGATGGTAATGGGGTGGTCTTTAGATTTTACCGGCAGTTTTGCCTCTGTATGGTGGATCATGGCGGTAGGCCCGCTGCTCGGCATATTATTGCTTCTTCCGGTTAGGCCCGAAAATAAACGGGTAGAATCGTCTGAATCTAAAGCACCTGGTATAAAACCGGTATAAAAAAGGAGGTTTTAAACAATGGCTGATGAAAAGAAAAAACTTTACGAAGAACGTTTGGGTAGGTATCAAGCGGCTATAGCCTTAGAGCCTACGGATCGTGTACCAATCGCATCGGGAAGTAATTATTTTGCTGAAGTATATTCAGGTAATACAAATCAAGAAACGATTTATGACAGCGAGAAGTGGCTGCAAGCGGAAAAAATCTTTATCCGTGATTTTCCGGAGGTTGATGTGCTGCGTAATAACAGAATATGGGCACCTTTATACGATGCAGTGGGATGCAAAACCTATAAACTTCCGGGGCGGGATCTTCCTCCTAAAAGCCAGTTTCAGTTTGCTGAAGATGAATATATGAAAGCTGATGAGTATGATCTTTTAATCAATGACCCGGCCGGGTTTATGATGGAATGCTTTATACCACGAGTGCTGAGCGAAACGGCAAAAAAAGGTTCGGCCCGCTCTAATATGGCTTTTTTAAAGGGCGGCATGGCACAGATGATGATGTCTCAAGTTATGAGAAACCGCTCTTTGTACCTGGAAAAGAATTTAGGTATGCCTCAGCCCATGACCGGGGCTTTTCTGGCCCCTTTTGACGCACTGGCTGATGCCATGCGGGGACTGCGGGGAGTATTGGTAGATATTTACCGGCAGCCGGATAAGGTAATGGCGGCTTGTGACGTGCTTGTGGATGAAATGGTCAATTTTGCTTTATCTACAGCCGACCCGCTGAAGCGCTACCCAATATTTGTACCTACACATAAGGCATGCTTTATGTCGCCTAAGCAGTTTAAACAATTCTACTGGCCTTCCTTCAAAAAGACCTTGGAGAAAATAATTGACGCCGGCTATACTGTACGGGCTTATCTGGAGGGAGACTGGGGGAATCACTGGCATCATTTCTTAGAGCTGCCCAAAGGTAAAATTTTATGTGATATAGATACCCAGGCGGATATATTTAAGGCCAAAGAAGCTATCGGTTACCACCAGTGCTTAGCCGGTGGTATACCTGACTCAATGTTCATCATTGGCACACCGCAGGAAATGCGTGACAGGGTAAAACTGTTATGTGAAACAGTGGCTAAAGACGGCGGTTTTATTATTAACGGAGGCTGTCATATCCCTTACGATACGAAGCCGGAAATTTACCGAGCCATGATTGACGCAATAATTGAGTTTGGTACCTATGATCAGAGCATTAAACCGGCTCCTAAGCTTATTCAGCCCGGGCCGGTGGACAAAGAAGTGGATAAGAAGGTATTCACTTCTTGGGAAACCAGACTAAAAGAACTGGGCGGTGTTCAGGGAGATGAAGATTTGATTCGACGCCCGTGGGAAATGCTTGAAAGTATGGGCTACAGTTGGATTTGGCAGTGGGTTATGTAAATAGGATTCTATTTTCGCCGGTTCAAACTATTTTGCCGAAGTGTATGCCGGTCATACCAACCGGGAATTTATCTACGACAGCAGCAAAAGTGCTGAGGCAGACCGAAAATTTGTTCAGTTTATCCTGAAGTTGACGCTTTTAGATCCAGGCGGTTCTGGGGACCGCTGCATGATGTGGTAGGTTTTAATTTGTACAATCTTCCCGGCAGAGACCTGCCTTCCAGTAAACAATTTCAGTTTGTGGAAGGGGAGTACAGCCTGCTGATTAACAATCCTGTTGAATTTATTACCCATTCCTTTAGCTTAACCTCCCAGGGAGTAACAACTCTA
Encoded proteins:
- a CDS encoding MFS transporter, with the translated sequence MAQDASLKRYTLMVAAMASFLTPFMGSAINLAIPSIGDEFNSDALLLSWVATSYILASAAFLVPFGRIADIFGRKKIFILGIFAFALSSALCGFARSVEELIAYRVLQGIGSAMIFGTAMAILTSVFPPQERGKVLGINVASVYIGLSLGPVLGGALNHNFGWQFIFYFTTLIAVVALLFTITRLKGEWAGARGEKFDFWGALFYVVGLVALMYGISTVTESVWAKYLAAFGVIIMVIFIIYELKINQPVLNLKLFSKNTVFTFSNLAALINYSATFGVTFLLSLYLQTVMGFDSQTAGIILLSQPILMALLSPFAGNLSDKVQPRIVASWGMAMTTLALLIFCFLSVNTPLWLIITNLAVLGSGFALFSSPNTNAVMGSVEKRSYGVASSILGTMRLTGQTVSMAIVTLLLAIYIGNIELSEASPDLLMKGFRMSMIIFTIICFGGIFASLARGSIGERDKA
- a CDS encoding MFS transporter — encoded protein: MGVPMENRGTHKYRWIILILMVASFLFTFITRFAWPPLIPVVVPILGMKMTEAGAFMSAFYIGYVITQIPAGILADRFGVRVILAVSLVMEGIATFAMGYMTTFDVGFWLRIVTGLGAGAVYAAVSRAIMEWFPPAERGTAFGIVLAAPSGGIVLSNYIVPYLNQTVGWQGAFQVIGLATAVVGILVFILVKTSNQVGGGGGNILTGFKVIFGNRDLILTALAGFCLMWVELGTATWANAYIKKLGFSVTAAGMVMIFYGIGGILAPLLSGYISDRIGHRKNILIISYALLIPLTILFGYQTTIVMLSVMGFLFGFCSYLANPHLTVMVSEFAGKEWAATANGTSNFIFQLASMIGPMVMGWSLDFTGSFASVWWIMAVGPLLGILLLLPVRPENKRVESSESKAPGIKPV
- a CDS encoding uroporphyrinogen decarboxylase family protein, producing the protein MADEKKKLYEERLGRYQAAIALEPTDRVPIASGSNYFAEVYSGNTNQETIYDSEKWLQAEKIFIRDFPEVDVLRNNRIWAPLYDAVGCKTYKLPGRDLPPKSQFQFAEDEYMKADEYDLLINDPAGFMMECFIPRVLSETAKKGSARSNMAFLKGGMAQMMMSQVMRNRSLYLEKNLGMPQPMTGAFLAPFDALADAMRGLRGVLVDIYRQPDKVMAACDVLVDEMVNFALSTADPLKRYPIFVPTHKACFMSPKQFKQFYWPSFKKTLEKIIDAGYTVRAYLEGDWGNHWHHFLELPKGKILCDIDTQADIFKAKEAIGYHQCLAGGIPDSMFIIGTPQEMRDRVKLLCETVAKDGGFIINGGCHIPYDTKPEIYRAMIDAIIEFGTYDQSIKPAPKLIQPGPVDKEVDKKVFTSWETRLKELGGVQGDEDLIRRPWEMLESMGYSWIWQWVM